The stretch of DNA AATTCTTCGAGGAACCAAGCTGGTGTTGACAATGCATGATTCCAATTTTAGTGGGTTTCTGGGCATGGTCGAGGGTACGTACTCACTTTAGAGTATCTGTTTTTGATTTGTCTACAAGCTTCCCTGTCCCGGCATCTTCAACACTTATTTTGTTCATCGTCCTTTTAACATTAATTTGTTGTTTTCCTTAATGATAACAGCTTTACAGTTCATGGAGAGTGATGCAGTGGCCATTATTGGCCCCCAATCTTCTGTTGTAGCTCATGTGATTGGACACATAGCAAACGAACTCCAAGTGCCACTATTATCCTTTGCAGCAACAGACCCGACCTTGTCTTCTCTTGAGTACCCATACTTCGTGAGAACAACATGTAGTGATTTATTTCAGATGGCTGCAATTGCAGAATTGGTTGAGTACTATGGATGGAGAAAAGTAATTTCAATTTATGTGGATGATGATTATGGGAGGAACGGGATAGCTGCATTATCAGATCAACTGGCAACAAAAAGGTGTGGGATCTCTTTCAAAGCACCTTTGACCCCTGAAGCTACCCGAACTGAGATCACAGATGTGTTGGTTAAGGTGGCTTTGGCAGAATCTAGGATTCTTGTTCTTCACACGTATCCTGATCAGGGTCTAGAAGTTCTTTCCGTGGCACAATTTCTTGGTATGACAAGCACTGGATATGTCTGGATAGCTACGAATTGGCTCTCCACCGTCCTGGACACTAATTCTCCTCTGCCGTCTGAGACCATAGAAACTATCCAAGGACTTCTTACACTGCGGGCATACACACCAGATTCACAACTAAAAAGAAACTTTGTGTCTAGGTGGAAAAACTTGACAGCTAACCAAACAACTAATGGTCCCTTTGGGTTGAATACTTACGGCCTATATGCCTACGACACTGTTTGGACACTTGCCCGTGCAATTGATGCTTTTTTCAATAGAGGAGGAAATATTTCCTTTTCTAATGATTCCAGGTTAAGTGAATCAGATGGTGGGAGTTTGAATCTAAATGCTATGAGCATTTTTGATGGAGGAAAAATGTTGCTTGACAGCATTTTACAAGTCAATTTGACTGGCTTAACAGGGCCTATTAGGTTTGATTTGGACAGATCCCCAATCCATCCTGCATATGAAGTCATTAATGTGGTTGGCTGGAGTAGAAGAATTGGTTATTGGTCTAATTATTCCGGGTTCTCTATTGTACCTCCAGAGATGCTCTATACAAGGCCACCTAACCGTTCCAGTGTGAATCAACACCTCCGTAATGTGCTCTGGCCTGGACTAACACCCCTGAAACCTCGTGGGTGGGTTTTTCCAAATAATGGAAAGCTATTGAAAATTGGTGTCCCAAACCGAGTCAGTTATCGTGAATTCGTAGCCCAAGTGCCTGGCACTGATATGTTTAAAGGGTACTGCATAGATGTTTTCTTTGCTGCCCTCAACTTGCTGCCGTACGCTGTCCCATTTAAGTTAATGCCTTTTGGAGATGGCCGTAACAACCCCAGCGGCACTGAGCTTGTGCGCTTAATCACAGCTGGTGTGAGTATGTGATACAGAGTTCTTATCACAATGTTAAAAGGTTGTTTGATCTTATGTTTAATTCCCCTGTTTTTCTTTTGCCATGTAGGTCTATGATGCTGCAATAGGTGACATTGCAATCATTACTAACCGAACAAAGATGGTGGATTTTACCCAGCCATATGTTGAGTCAGGGCTAGCTGTGGTGGCACCAGTTTGGAAGTCAAACAATAGTGCTTGGTCTTTCTTGAGGCCCTTTTCTTGGGAAATGTGGAGTGTAACAGCCGCTTTTTTCCTATTTGTGGGAGTAGTTGTTTGGATTTTGGAGCATAGGATTAACGATGACTTTCGTGGCTCTCCTAGGAGACAAATCGTTACTGTTCTATGGTAAGTTCCTAGGAAACACGGTTCTATCATATGATGAGATTCAAAGAGCTCATTTCTGTTTTACTAGTCCATGTGAATTGATATTTTCGCTTATTTTTCAAGCCTCATGCTCCCTCCCTTTATGTATTCTTTTCAtgctaaaataaaattcaaaaatggcAATCACAATGCAATTCTATCAACACCTCCAAGTCTTGGCTTGTTTATTGGTGTGCTTTTGTTGCAGGTTTAGCTTATCGACCTTGTTCTTTGCCCATAGTAAGTAATACTGCACCAGTTTTATCATCTTCTCTTCCCCTAGGACCTTGCCAAAAGTAACTCCCAAGTAATAACGGTGCCTTTTTGCGATTAAATGCAGGAGAAAACACAGCCAGCGCTCTTGGTCGcctggtgcttatcatatggcTATTTGTGGTTCTAATCATCAATTCCAGTTACACTGCGAGTCTGACCTCAATTCTCACAGTCCAGCAGCTTTCTTCACCCATTAAAGGGATTGAGACTTTGATGTTGAGCCATGACCGCATTGGCTACCAAGAGGGTTCATTTGTGCGAAATTACCTGCATGAGGAACTCGGCATTCATGCTGAGAGACTTATACCTCTTCATTCACCAGATGACTTTGCTGAAGCCTTAAAGAAGGGTACCAAGAATGGTGGAGTCGCAGCAGTCGTAGACGAGAGGGCATATATTGATATCTTTCTGTCAACCCGTTGTGAGTTCAGTATTGTAGGCCCGGAGTTCACAAAAAATGGATGGGGATTTGTAAGCAATCTTTATCAGCAACGACTTTTAACCTTGTTAGCTCATTACGTGGTCCATTACAGTTTTATAGTTGAaacttttttctgttttctgctCCAAGATGATTGATTAGCAAAACAGCATATGTTTGTTGACATGTGGATTTGTGCTTTGCTTCTTATCAGGCATTTCCTCGCGATTCGCCTTTAGCAGTTGATTTTTCAACTGCCATTCTGAAACTGTCCGAAAACGGGGAACTGCAGCGAATCCACGACAAATGGTTGAGGGGAAGCGCTTGCAGTTTACAAGGTGCAAAGCTTGAAGTGGACCGCCTTCAACTTAGAAGCTTTTCAGGCCTCTTTCTTATGTGTGGATTAGC from Diospyros lotus cultivar Yz01 chromosome 6, ASM1463336v1, whole genome shotgun sequence encodes:
- the LOC127804719 gene encoding glutamate receptor 3.6-like, which gives rise to MRQLAVNPIWVLVLLAFNNGHFPNGVGADTYKRPEVVNIGSISSFNSEIGKVAKVALRAAIEDVNSDPGILRGTKLVLTMHDSNFSGFLGMVEALQFMESDAVAIIGPQSSVVAHVIGHIANELQVPLLSFAATDPTLSSLEYPYFVRTTCSDLFQMAAIAELVEYYGWRKVISIYVDDDYGRNGIAALSDQLATKRCGISFKAPLTPEATRTEITDVLVKVALAESRILVLHTYPDQGLEVLSVAQFLGMTSTGYVWIATNWLSTVLDTNSPLPSETIETIQGLLTLRAYTPDSQLKRNFVSRWKNLTANQTTNGPFGLNTYGLYAYDTVWTLARAIDAFFNRGGNISFSNDSRLSESDGGSLNLNAMSIFDGGKMLLDSILQVNLTGLTGPIRFDLDRSPIHPAYEVINVVGWSRRIGYWSNYSGFSIVPPEMLYTRPPNRSSVNQHLRNVLWPGLTPLKPRGWVFPNNGKLLKIGVPNRVSYREFVAQVPGTDMFKGYCIDVFFAALNLLPYAVPFKLMPFGDGRNNPSGTELVRLITAGVYDAAIGDIAIITNRTKMVDFTQPYVESGLAVVAPVWKSNNSAWSFLRPFSWEMWSVTAAFFLFVGVVVWILEHRINDDFRGSPRRQIVTVLWFSLSTLFFAHRENTASALGRLVLIIWLFVVLIINSSYTASLTSILTVQQLSSPIKGIETLMLSHDRIGYQEGSFVRNYLHEELGIHAERLIPLHSPDDFAEALKKGTKNGGVAAVVDERAYIDIFLSTRCEFSIVGPEFTKNGWGFAFPRDSPLAVDFSTAILKLSENGELQRIHDKWLRGSACSLQGAKLEVDRLQLRSFSGLFLMCGLACLLALCVYFVLMVRQFSRHYIESSESSGGSSRLARLQTFLSFIDEKEEEVKKRSKRRQLESGLDRSNRGDESTDNSNISSSKIEMNSSTSLSSGSRI